The Fusarium oxysporum Fo47 chromosome II, complete sequence genome includes a region encoding these proteins:
- a CDS encoding white collar 1, protein MDGYYSPHQQQQPPQQFQQPRMQQNQQNHMQHNMNDPTFYQGGDSLDDIVRDNQDKLYRRQSMPQAFTTPMGQFQVNQQQQQQQGQRRMSSVGNGDMMTFGTDNADLNSYQFNQPPMGGGFPTINTSIGMDQMGNYMTSDSNDYSTISPDMMSSMMPSTFASMSVGAQMAGNASSMNLYSPSMSQFPQGQLTPQVPVGNDFSMDLSPDAGSMNINQSNPPTTTPIPAPTNNAMDTIEDSGDSMMNHQTFNNMNAGDSNQNLPALSRQVSIASGSVVSPPQQHSHGAMSSSTVTHPTSTSVATTPSTGDAPRDSKEKTIYSKSGFDMLKALWLVATRKNPRIQLGAVDMSCAFVVCDVSMNDCPIIYVSDNFQNLTGYSRHEIVGQNCRFLQAPDGKVEAGSKREFVDDGAVYNLKKMVHEGREVQQSLINYRKGGKPFLNLLTMIPIPWDTDEIRYFIGFQIDLVECPDAIASNQDLGGVKVNYKHSDIGQYIWTPPQSSQWEPDNGQTLGVDDVSTLLQQFSPKGLSSDWHKQSWDKMLLENTDDVVHVLSLKGLFLYLSPSCKKVLEYEAADLVGNSLSTVCHPSDIVPVTRELKDTTTGNPVNIVFRIRRKHSGYTWFESHGSLFVEQGKGRKCIILVGRKRPVFALSRRNLEANGGIGDSELWTKLSTSGLFLYVSSNIRSLLDLQPDSLVGTSIQDLMRKESRPEFGRTLEKARRGKIVTCKHEVQNRRGQVLQAQTTLYPGDASEGQKPSFLLAQTKLLKASSRNLAPASTGSRSLAATPRSSNGTENHATGHISQPAGGALAPGSQDAALASEDNIFDELRTTKCSSWQFELRQMEKVNRILAEELGGLLSSKKKRKRRKGVGNVVRDCANCHTRNTPEWRRGPSGQRDLCNSCGLRWAKQTGRVSPRNSSRGANTANGDARSKKSNSPSSPLHKELSADNSKAQTPKGESGINPAQLTKQKIENGTSAPSGAPSATGVKSSAGMPPLSHSSMLGVGQASSMASIREERETSQP, encoded by the exons ATGGATGGCTACTACTCTCcccatcagcagcagcaaccacCTCAGCAGTTCCAACAACCTCGAATGCAGCAGAACCAGCAGAACCACATGCAGCACAATATGAACGACCCAACCTTCTATCAGGGAGGAGATTCCCTCGACGATATTGTGCGCGATAACCAAGACAAGCTATACCGCCGACAGAGCATGCCCCAAGCCTTCACTACCCCTATGGGTCAGTTCCAGGTgaatcagcagcagcagcagcagcaagggcaaaggCGGATGTCTTCAGTCGGCAACGGTGACATGATGACCTTCGGAACCGATAACGCCGACCTCAACTCGTACCAATTTAACCAACCACCCATGGGAGGGGGATTTCCCACCATTAATACCTCCATCGGCATGGACCAAATGGGCAATTATATGACATCCGACTCTAATGACTATTCGACCATATCCCCTGATATGATGAGTTCTATGATGCCCTCTACCTTTGCTAGTATGAGCGTTGGAGCACAGATGGCCGGCAACGCCTCATCAATGAACCTCTACTCACCGTCCATGAGCCAGTTCCCCCAAGGCCAACTGACCCCTCAAGTTCCGGTTGGTAACGACTTCTCCATGGATCTTTCTCCAGATGCCGGCTCTATGAATATAAACCAATCCAACCCTCCCACGACAACCCCGATACCTGCTCCCACCAACAACGCCATGGATACCATAGAGGATTCAGGCGACAGTATGATGAACCATCAAACTTTCAACAACATGAATGCTGGAGATAGCAACCAAAACTTACCTGCACTTTCTCGCCAAGTCTCAATTGCCTCCGGTTCTGTTGTTTCACCTCCACAGCAACACTCACACGGAGCCATGTCCTCTTCAACCGTTACTCATCCGACCAGCACTTCAGTTGCTACGACCCCATCAACTGGCGATGCCCCGAGGGACTCAAAGGAAAAGACGATATACTCAAAGAGTGGATTTGATATGCTCAAGGCTCTGTGGTTAGTCGCTACCCGTAAGAACCCGCGCATACAACTCGGCGCTGTCGACATGTCCTGCGCCTTTGTCGTCTGCGATGTCTCCATGAACGATTGCCCTATTATATACGTTTCCGACAACTTCCAAAACCTTACCGGTTATAGTCGTCATGAGATTGTCGGCCAGAACTGCCGCTTTCTGCAGGCCCCAGATGGCAAAGTCGAGGCGGGCTCCAAGCGGGAGttcgttgatgatggagcCGTCTACAATTTAAAGAAGATGGTTCACGAAGGCAGGGAGGTTCAACAGagtcttattaattatcGAAAGGGTGGAAAGCCTTTCCTCAACCTTCTTACTATGATCCCCATCCCGTGGGACACTGATGAAATCAGATACTTCATTGGCTTCCAGATCGACCTTGTTGAATGCCCCGACGCGATCGCATCGAATCAAGACCTCGGTGGTGTAAAGGTGAACTACAAACACAGCGATATTGGCCAATACATCTGGACACCACCGCAATCCAGCCAGTGGGAGCCCGATAACGGCCAGACGTTAGGCGTTGACGATGTTTCCACCCTGTTGCAGCAGTTCAGCCCCAAGGGTCTCTCCTCTGACTGGCACAAGCAATCATGGGATAAGATGCTCCTCGAGAATACCGACGATGTGGTTCACGTTCTCTCGCTCAAGGGTCTCTTCCTATATCTCTCTCCGTCTTGCAAGAAGGTCCTAGAGTATGAGGCTGCGGATTTGGTTGGCAACTCACTTTCAACAGTATGCCATCCATCTGATATCGTTCCTGTTACACGCGAGTTGAAGGACACAACAACCGGAAACCCTGTCAACATTGTATTCCGAATACGCAGAAAGCACAGTGGTTACACTTGGTTCGAAAGCCATGGTTCACTGTTTGTCGAACAAGGAAAGGGTCGAAAGTGCATTATTTTGGTAGGCCGCAAGCGACCAGTGTTTGCTCTAAGTCGCCGCAATCTTGAAGCGAATGGTGGTATTGGTGACAGCGAACTCTGGACGAAGCTCTCGACATCGGGTCTGTTCTTATACGTCTCTTCGAATATCCGATCTCTCCTCGACCTTCAGCCTGATAGCCTGGTAGGAACCAGTATACAGGATCTTATGCGAAAAGAATCACGGCCTGAGTTTGGGCGAACGCTGGAAAAGGCGAGGCGTGGAAAAATTGTCACATGCAAACACGAGGTCCAGAACCGTAGGGGCCAAGTGTTGCAAGCCCAGACGACTTTGTACCCGGGTGACGCCTCTGAGGGCCAAAAGCCATCGTTCTTGCTTGCCCAGacgaagcttctcaaggcaTCATCACGTAACTTGGCTCCCGCTAGCACCGGTTCCAGATCTCTCGCCGCAACCCCGAGATCCAGTAACGGCACCGAAAACCATGCCACGGGCCATATTTCACAGCCTGCCGGTGGTGCGTTAGCCCCCGGTAGCCAAGACGCTGCTTTGGCCTCAGAGGACAACATTTTTGATGAATTGAGAACGACGAAATGCTCTAGCTGGCAATTCGAGTTGCGGCAGATGGAAAAGGTTAACCGTATTCTTGCTGAGGAACTTGGCGGCCTGCTGTCCAGCAAGAAAAAGCGTAAGCGAAGAAAGGGCGTGGGCAATGTCGTGCGAGACTGCGCCAACTGCCACACGAGAAACACGCCCGAATGGCGAAGAGGACCCAGTGGTCAAAGGGATCTTTGTAACAGCTGTGGTCTCCGGTGGGCCAAACAA ACTGGTCGGGTTTCTCCACGCAATTCTTCACGCGGGGCTAACACAGCAAATGGCGATGCTCGAAGCAAGAAGTCCAACTCTCCCTCGTCACCACTGCATAAAGAATTGTCAGCCGACAACTCCAAAGCGCAAACACCTAAGGGTGAGAGCGGCATAAACCCAGCCCAACTCACGAAGCAAAAGATAGAAAATGGAACATCAGCACCCAGCGGTGCCCCTTCAGCAACAGGGGTCAAATCATCGGCCGGAATGCCACCACTAAGCCATTCATCGATGTTGGGCGTCGGGCAGGCCTCGTCGATGGCTTCGATCCGAGAAGAACGCGAGACGAGCCAGCCTTGA